In the genome of Physeter macrocephalus isolate SW-GA chromosome 20, ASM283717v5, whole genome shotgun sequence, one region contains:
- the VPS26A gene encoding vacuolar protein sorting-associated protein 26A isoform X2, with amino-acid sequence MQVEKPYESYIGANVRLRYFLKVTIVRRLTDLVKEYDLIVHQLATYPDVNNSIKMEVGIEDCLHIEFEYNKSKYHLKDVIVGKIYFLLVRIKIQHMELQLIKKEITGIGPSTTTETETIAKYEIMDGAPVKGESIPIRLFLAGYDPTPTMRDVNKKFSVRYFLNLVLVDEEDRRYFKQQEIILWRKAPEKLRKQRTNFHQRFESPESQASAEQPEM; translated from the exons ATGCAAGTTGAAAAGCCGTATGAATCTTACATCGGTGCCAATGTCCGTTTAAG GTATTTCCTTAAAGTGACGATAGTAAGAAGACTGACAGACTTGGTAAAAGAATATGATCTTATTGTTCACCAGCTTGCTACCTATCCTGATGTCAACAATTCTATTAAGATGGAAGTGGGCATTGAAGATTGTCTACACATAGAATTTGAATATAATAAATCAAA GTATCATTTAAAGGATGTGATTGTTGGAAAAATTTACTTCTTATTAGTAAGAATAAAAATCCAACATATGGAGTTACAACTGATTAAAAAAGAGATCACCGGAATTG GACCCAGTAccacaacagaaacagaaacaatcgCTAAGTATGAAATAATGGATGGTGCACCAGTAAAAG GTGAATCAATTCCAATAAGACTGTTTTTAGCAGGCTATGACCCAACTCCAACAATGAGAGATGTGAACAAAAAATTTTCAGTAAGGTACTTTTTGAATCTAGTCCTTGTTGATGAGGAAGACAGGAGGTACTTCAAGCAGCAG GAGATAATTTTGTGGAGAAAAGCTCCTGAAaaactgaggaaacagagaacaaactttCACCAGCGATTTGAATCGCCAGAATCGCAGGCATCTGCTGAGCAGCCTGAAATGTGa